The following is a genomic window from Pseudophryne corroboree isolate aPseCor3 chromosome 3, aPseCor3.hap2, whole genome shotgun sequence.
gaacatgtaaatggtttctcacatgtgtgatttctttgatgtctaacaagagctgatttccctgtgaaacattttccacactcggaacatggaaatggtttctcacctgtatgacttcgatggtgtataacaagttgtgattttcgggtaaaacatttcccacactcagagcatggaaatggtttctcacctgtgtgagttctctgatgtgtaaaaagatttgatttctgtataaaacatttcccacactcagagcatggaaatgtcttctcacctgtgtgacttctttgatgtgcaacaagatctgttttctgggcaaaacatttccgacactcagaacatggaaatggactcTCAACTGTGTGAGTTCTTTGATGTTCAACAGGATATGATTGCtgtagaaaacatttcccacactcagaccatggaaatggtttctcacctgtgtgagttctttgatgtctaacaagagctgatttccctgtgaaacatttaccacactcagaacatggaaatggtttctcacctgtgtgacttcgatgatgtgtaacaagttgtgattttcgggtaaaacatttcccacactcagagcatggaaatagtttatcacctgtgtgagttctctgatgtgtaaaaagatttgatttctgtataaaacatttcccacactcagagcatggaaatggcttctcacctgtgtgacttctttgatgtgcaacaagatctgatttctgtgcaaaacatttccgacactcagaacatggaaatggcctctcacctgtgtgagttctttgatgtctaacaagagctgatttatgtgtaaaacatttcacacactcagaacatgaaaatggcttctcacctgtgtgagtttcctgatgtgaaactagatgtgctttacttaaaaaacattttccacactcaggacatggaaatggtttctcacctgtgtgccttctctgatgtgtaacaagaactgatttgtatgtaaaacatttcccacactcagaacatggaaatggcctctcacctgtgtgccttctctgatgtgtaacaagaactgatttgtatgtaaaacatttcccacactcagaacatggaaatggcctctcacctgccttacctgtctgatgggtaataagctttgttttctgtgtaaaacatttggcatctatagaacagggaaaccatgtgtctactgtcagagctgtaacagatgcaccaacatcagagtgatcaggagaacatttccctggATCaaagggaccagctgatagagctggatgtataattggggtaatggggttagttcctggagaatcctgtctactgtcattatcttttatgtcacaatccagggataacattagatgtccttctgagatattcctgcttgtgtgtccacccgctggaaataaaatacattatgcacATGAATTTTCATGAAACAAAATAAATATTGTAGGTTAT
Proteins encoded in this region:
- the LOC135057457 gene encoding gastrula zinc finger protein XlCGF26.1-like, producing the protein MMENHRPLTSLDGPSNRDTPERCPRPLYHRTPQEDQVEHLSDIKTEDIEGEEQTYVTDIKAEDIEGEDETYVTDIKGEEETYVPDIKAEDIEGEEETYVTDMKAEDIEGEEETYVTDIKAEDIEGEKETYVTDMKAEDIEGEEETYVRGDQQCEEEEIPTDISIAGGHTSRNISEGHLMLSLDCDIKDNDSRQDSPGTNPITPIIHPALSAGPFDPGKCSPDHSDVGASVTALTVDTWFPCSIDAKCFTQKTKLITHQTGKAGERPFPCSECGKCFTYKSVLVTHQRRHTGERPFPCSECGKCFTYKSVLVTHQRRHTGEKPFPCPECGKCFLSKAHLVSHQETHTGEKPFSCSECVKCFTHKSALVRHQRTHTGERPFPCSECRKCFAQKSDLVAHQRSHTGEKPFPCSECGKCFIQKSNLFTHQRTHTGDKLFPCSECGKCFTRKSQLVTHHRSHTGEKPFPCSECGKCFTGKSALVRHQRTHTGEKPFPWSECGKCFLQQSYPVEHQRTHTVESPFPCSECRKCFAQKTDLVAHQRSHTGEKTFPCSECGKCFIQKSNLFTHQRTHTGEKPFPCSECGKCFTRKSQLVIHHRSHTGEKPFPCSECGKCFTGKSALVRHQRNHTCEKPFTCSVCEK